One genomic region from Streptomyces sp. NBC_01304 encodes:
- a CDS encoding CARDB domain-containing protein — protein sequence MTRHRMRWRATAALAATALAAVGLPSLSATAAADTDPGIELSDVDLARGHKPTTSGKWIQTDLGATRRIAETVLRLPGDGQTGKRLIQVQGSTNGRDFTDLSAPKVYRFSAASKQRATIAFGITTTRYVRVLSTTQDGKPAGQLPRLEVYGPAKGDNRPPTAPPGLTLGQGGAGHTTLTWKSASDDRRVVAYDVYVDGRLRTSLPATVKSYEDTGQARARTAYFVRARDTAGNQSPNGETLHRAKPSGDTQRPLAPAAPALTPRDHGKVRLTWQASADNTKVTGYDIYADGKRLASTGAAKTAYTFTPKAGKTVAYAVRAKDAAGNVSPASPTVTRADSADAATNLAVGKAISASSVQQNYVAANANDDSTGSYWEGAPGSYPNTLTVKLGANADTSSVVVKLNPDSAWSARSQTIEVLGREQGASSFSSLVAAKDYAFNPASGNSVSIPVTARVADVQLKFTANTGATGGQVAEFQVLGTPAPNPDLEITGLTAAPQNPTESDAVTLSATVHNRGADASAATDVNFKLGGTKVDTAPVGTLAAGASQTVTANIGTRGAGSYPLSAVVDEANKVIEENEGNNSYNSPTPLVIKPVDSSDLVASPVSWSPGAPAAGDAVKFSVAVKNQGTVASAAGSHDIKLTVTDAGGTVVKTLTGSHSGSIAAGATTSPVELGSWTAANGKYTVKTVIADDANEIPGKRDNNSSSQPLFIGRGASMPYDMYEAEEGNLAGGAQLIGPNRKVGDLAGEASGRKAVTLNDTGSSVEFTTKADTNTLVTRFSIPDAPGGGGTSDTLNIYVDGTFLKSISLTSKYAWLYGAEAGPGNSPGAGPARHIYDEANVLLGRTVPKGSKIKLQKDAGNGSKYAIDFVSLEQATQIPNPDPAAYVVPAGFTHQDVQNALDKARMDTTGKLVGVYLPAGDYETSNKFQVYGKPVKIIGAGPWFTRFHAPAGQENTDNGFRADNGANGSTFANFSYFGNYTSRIDGPGKVFDFSNVADMTIDNIWNEHQVCLYWGANTDRVTIKNSRIRDTFADGVNMTNGSTDNHVVNNESRATGDDSFALFSAIDAGGADMKNNVYENLTSLLTWRAAGIAVYGGYNNTFRNIRIADTLVYSGITISSLDFGYPMNGFGTDPTTVENVTIDRSGGHFWNGQTFPGIWLFSASKVFQGIRVNNVDIIDPTYHGIMFQTNYVGGQPQFPVKDTILSDISISGAHKSGDEFDAKSGFGIWANEMAEAGQGPAVGEAVFNCLKLSDNAQDIKNTTSTFKITVNPCQN from the coding sequence ATGACCAGACATCGCATGAGATGGCGGGCCACCGCCGCCCTGGCCGCCACCGCGCTCGCGGCGGTGGGACTGCCCTCGCTGTCGGCGACGGCCGCCGCCGACACCGACCCCGGCATCGAACTGTCGGATGTCGACCTCGCCAGGGGCCACAAGCCCACCACTTCCGGCAAGTGGATCCAGACGGACCTCGGGGCGACCCGACGGATAGCCGAGACCGTGCTGCGCCTTCCCGGCGACGGGCAGACCGGCAAGCGCCTCATCCAGGTCCAAGGCAGCACCAACGGCCGCGACTTCACCGATCTCAGCGCCCCGAAGGTGTACCGGTTCAGCGCCGCGAGCAAGCAGCGGGCCACGATCGCCTTCGGCATCACCACCACCCGCTACGTACGGGTGCTGAGCACCACCCAGGACGGCAAGCCGGCCGGACAGCTGCCCCGCCTCGAGGTGTACGGGCCCGCGAAGGGCGACAACCGGCCGCCGACCGCACCGCCCGGCCTGACCCTCGGCCAGGGCGGCGCCGGCCACACCACCCTCACCTGGAAGAGCGCGAGCGACGACAGGCGCGTCGTCGCCTACGACGTCTACGTCGACGGGAGGCTGCGCACCAGCCTGCCCGCCACCGTGAAGTCGTACGAGGACACCGGCCAGGCCCGCGCCAGGACCGCGTACTTCGTGCGCGCCCGCGACACCGCGGGCAATCAGTCCCCCAACGGCGAGACCCTCCACCGGGCCAAGCCCTCGGGCGACACCCAGCGCCCCCTCGCCCCGGCGGCCCCCGCCCTCACCCCGCGCGACCACGGCAAGGTCCGGCTGACCTGGCAGGCGTCCGCCGACAACACCAAGGTCACCGGGTACGACATCTACGCGGACGGCAAGCGCCTGGCGAGCACCGGCGCCGCCAAGACCGCGTACACCTTCACCCCGAAGGCCGGAAAGACGGTCGCGTACGCGGTACGTGCCAAGGACGCGGCCGGCAATGTCTCACCGGCGAGCCCCACGGTCACCCGCGCCGACAGCGCGGACGCGGCCACCAACCTCGCGGTGGGGAAGGCGATCAGCGCCTCCTCCGTGCAACAGAACTACGTCGCGGCGAACGCCAACGACGACAGCACCGGCAGCTACTGGGAGGGCGCGCCCGGCAGCTACCCGAACACCCTCACGGTAAAGCTGGGCGCCAACGCCGACACGAGCTCCGTCGTCGTCAAGCTCAACCCCGACAGTGCCTGGTCGGCGCGGAGCCAGACCATCGAGGTGCTGGGCCGTGAACAGGGCGCGAGCTCCTTCAGCTCCCTGGTGGCAGCCAAGGACTACGCCTTCAATCCGGCGAGCGGCAACTCCGTCTCGATCCCGGTGACCGCGCGCGTCGCCGACGTACAACTGAAGTTCACGGCGAACACCGGGGCCACGGGCGGACAGGTCGCGGAGTTCCAGGTGCTCGGGACGCCCGCGCCCAATCCGGACCTGGAGATCACCGGCCTGACGGCCGCCCCGCAGAACCCGACCGAATCCGATGCCGTCACCCTGTCGGCGACGGTCCACAACCGCGGCGCGGACGCCTCTGCCGCCACCGACGTCAACTTCAAGCTGGGCGGCACCAAGGTCGACACCGCGCCCGTCGGCACGCTCGCCGCGGGTGCCTCGCAGACCGTCACCGCGAACATCGGTACGCGCGGCGCGGGCAGCTACCCGCTGAGCGCGGTCGTCGACGAGGCGAACAAGGTCATCGAGGAGAACGAGGGCAACAACTCCTACAACAGCCCGACTCCCCTGGTGATCAAGCCGGTCGACAGCTCCGACCTCGTGGCCTCCCCCGTGAGCTGGTCGCCCGGCGCACCGGCCGCGGGCGACGCGGTGAAGTTCTCGGTCGCCGTGAAGAACCAAGGCACGGTGGCCTCCGCCGCCGGCAGCCACGACATCAAGCTGACCGTGACCGACGCGGGCGGCACGGTGGTCAAGACGCTCACCGGCTCGCACAGCGGCTCCATCGCGGCCGGCGCCACCACCTCCCCGGTGGAGCTGGGCAGTTGGACGGCGGCCAACGGCAAGTACACGGTGAAGACCGTCATCGCGGACGACGCCAACGAGATCCCCGGCAAGCGCGACAACAACTCCAGCTCGCAGCCGCTGTTCATCGGCCGCGGCGCGAGCATGCCGTACGACATGTACGAGGCCGAGGAAGGCAACCTCGCGGGCGGCGCCCAGCTGATCGGCCCCAACCGCAAGGTGGGCGACCTCGCCGGCGAGGCGTCCGGCCGCAAGGCCGTCACCCTCAACGACACCGGTTCCTCGGTGGAGTTCACCACCAAGGCCGACACCAACACGCTGGTGACCCGCTTCTCCATCCCGGACGCGCCCGGCGGCGGAGGGACCAGCGACACCCTCAACATCTACGTCGACGGCACGTTCCTCAAGTCCATCTCGCTGACCTCCAAGTACGCCTGGCTGTACGGCGCCGAAGCCGGTCCCGGCAACTCGCCGGGCGCCGGGCCCGCGCGGCACATCTACGACGAGGCGAACGTCCTGCTCGGGAGGACCGTCCCCAAGGGCAGCAAGATCAAGCTGCAGAAGGACGCCGGGAACGGCTCGAAGTACGCGATCGACTTCGTCAGCCTCGAACAGGCCACGCAGATCCCCAACCCCGACCCGGCCGCCTATGTCGTACCGGCCGGCTTCACCCACCAGGACGTGCAGAACGCGCTGGACAAGGCCCGGATGGACACCACCGGGAAGCTCGTCGGCGTCTATCTGCCGGCCGGTGACTACGAGACGTCCAACAAGTTCCAGGTCTACGGAAAGCCCGTCAAGATCATCGGCGCGGGCCCCTGGTTCACCCGCTTCCACGCGCCGGCGGGCCAGGAGAACACCGACAACGGCTTCCGGGCCGACAACGGCGCCAACGGTTCGACCTTCGCGAACTTCTCGTACTTCGGGAACTACACGTCGCGGATCGACGGCCCCGGCAAGGTCTTCGACTTCTCGAACGTCGCCGACATGACCATCGACAACATCTGGAACGAGCACCAGGTGTGCCTCTACTGGGGCGCCAACACCGACCGCGTCACCATCAAGAACTCCCGGATCCGCGACACCTTCGCCGACGGCGTCAACATGACCAACGGCTCCACCGACAACCACGTCGTCAACAACGAGTCGCGGGCCACCGGCGACGACAGCTTCGCGCTGTTCTCGGCGATCGACGCCGGCGGCGCCGACATGAAGAACAACGTCTACGAGAACCTCACCAGCCTGCTGACCTGGCGTGCCGCGGGAATCGCCGTCTACGGCGGCTACAACAACACCTTCCGCAACATCCGCATCGCGGACACCCTGGTCTACTCCGGGATCACCATCAGCTCGCTGGACTTCGGCTACCCGATGAACGGGTTCGGTACGGATCCGACGACCGTCGAGAACGTCACCATCGACCGCTCGGGCGGCCACTTCTGGAACGGCCAGACCTTCCCCGGCATCTGGCTCTTCTCCGCCTCGAAGGTGTTCCAGGGCATCCGCGTCAACAACGTCGACATCATCGACCCGACGTACCACGGCATCATGTTCCAGACCAACTACGTGGGAGGACAGCCCCAGTTCCCCGTCAAGGACACCATCCTCAGCGACATCTCGATCTCCGGAGCGCACAAGAGCGGCGACGAGTTCGACGCCAAGTCCGGCTTCGGGATCTGGGCGAACGAGATGGCCGAGGCGGGACAGGGACCGGCGGTCGGCGAGGCCGTCTTCAACTGCCTGAAGCTCAGCGACAACGCCCAGGACATCAAGAACACCACCAGCACCTTCAAGATCACCGTCAATCCGTGCCAGAACTGA